A genomic stretch from Pseudomonas mendocina includes:
- the bamC gene encoding outer membrane protein assembly factor BamC has protein sequence MKRLTGLSALALIIASTSGCGWIYGENGYFRDRGSDYREARQTAPMQLPANVEAKRLDPLLPVPEQIATATETGEFDVPRPQPLSSTGQASEFSLQKSGDSRWVVAQRVPAEVWPVAVQFFTDNGFRIAEERPQTGEFVTTWERFDALSGSMARRLSSRVSDVSPDAETRVRVRIEPGVQRNTSEIFVVSAERPAGSTADVAFTTRSSNPSLDSALLDEMLVSLARSAEQGGSVSLLAARDFDAPNRVSLSEDGNGNPVLSLSSDFDRAWSGVGRSLEMADVRIDDMNRSLGVYYINLAESASKAKEEPGFFGKLFGSEPSKEEQEARAERFQVRLTPAGDSVQVSVEKDINTVAPADVARRVLDLIQNNLG, from the coding sequence ATGAAGCGACTCACCGGACTCTCAGCGCTTGCTTTGATCATTGCCAGCACCAGTGGCTGCGGTTGGATTTACGGCGAAAACGGCTACTTCCGCGATCGTGGCAGTGACTACCGCGAAGCCCGCCAGACTGCCCCCATGCAGCTTCCGGCAAACGTAGAGGCCAAGCGCCTTGACCCGCTGCTGCCTGTGCCTGAGCAGATTGCCACGGCAACTGAGACAGGTGAGTTTGATGTGCCTCGTCCTCAGCCGCTGTCCTCTACCGGACAAGCCAGCGAATTCAGTTTGCAGAAGAGTGGTGACTCGCGCTGGGTCGTGGCACAGCGCGTACCCGCCGAAGTCTGGCCGGTTGCTGTACAGTTTTTCACTGATAATGGCTTCCGTATCGCCGAAGAACGCCCGCAGACAGGTGAGTTTGTCACCACTTGGGAGCGTTTCGATGCCTTGTCAGGCTCAATGGCGCGTCGCCTGAGCAGCCGTGTTAGTGATGTTTCTCCAGATGCTGAAACCCGCGTTCGGGTGCGTATCGAGCCGGGCGTGCAACGCAATACGAGCGAGATTTTCGTCGTTAGCGCTGAGCGACCAGCTGGCAGCACTGCTGATGTAGCCTTCACCACCCGTAGCAGTAATCCAAGCCTGGATTCCGCTTTGCTGGACGAAATGCTGGTAAGCCTGGCCCGCAGTGCGGAGCAGGGCGGTTCTGTGTCCTTGTTGGCGGCTCGCGATTTTGACGCACCCAACCGAGTATCCCTGTCTGAGGATGGCAACGGTAACCCGGTTCTAAGCCTGAGCTCGGACTTTGACCGTGCATGGTCGGGTGTTGGTCGTTCGCTGGAAATGGCGGACGTTCGCATCGACGACATGAACCGTAGCCTGGGCGTTTACTACATCAACCTGGCAGAGTCCGCCAGTAAAGCTAAAGAGGAGCCGGGATTCTTCGGCAAACTGTTTGGCAGCGAACCGAGCAAGGAAGAACAGGAGGCACGTGCCGAACGCTTCCAAGTACGCTTGACGCCAGCTGGCGACAGCGTGCAGGTCTCGGTTGAAAAAGACATCAACACAGTCGCTCCGGCAGATGTTGCCCGCCGTGTTCTGGACCTTATCCAGAACAACCTTGGCTAA
- the dapA gene encoding 4-hydroxy-tetrahydrodipicolinate synthase: MIAGSMVALVTPMDAQGELDWAALSKLVDFHLQEGTNAIVAVGTTGESATLDVAEHVEVIRRVVDQVAGRIPVIAGTGGNSTRESVELTRAAKEVGADACLLVTPYYNKPTQEGLYLHFRHIAESVAIPQILYNVPGRTVCDMLPETVERLSKIDNIIGIKEATGDLRRAQEILDRVSSDFLLYSGDDPTAVELMLLGGKGNISVTANVVPRAMADMCAAAMRGEAAIARAMNDRLMPLHKALFTEANPIPVKWAMHEMGLISDGIRLPLTWLSPRCHEPLRQALRQSGVLA; the protein is encoded by the coding sequence ATGATTGCGGGTAGTATGGTGGCGCTGGTTACACCCATGGATGCACAAGGGGAGCTCGACTGGGCTGCTCTGAGCAAACTGGTGGATTTCCATCTGCAAGAAGGCACCAATGCCATTGTCGCGGTCGGTACTACTGGTGAGTCCGCAACACTTGATGTTGCCGAGCACGTTGAAGTCATCCGTCGCGTTGTAGATCAAGTGGCCGGTCGCATTCCGGTTATTGCAGGTACGGGTGGTAACTCCACGCGTGAGTCAGTTGAACTGACTCGTGCAGCCAAAGAGGTAGGGGCCGATGCCTGCCTGCTGGTGACTCCGTATTACAACAAGCCGACTCAGGAAGGTCTTTATCTGCACTTCCGTCATATTGCCGAGTCGGTAGCCATTCCTCAGATTCTTTACAACGTACCGGGCCGTACGGTGTGCGACATGCTTCCTGAGACCGTTGAGCGTCTGTCGAAGATCGACAACATCATCGGCATTAAAGAAGCCACTGGCGACCTGCGGCGTGCTCAGGAAATCCTCGACCGCGTTAGCAGTGACTTCCTTTTGTACTCCGGTGATGACCCAACGGCTGTTGAGCTGATGCTGCTGGGCGGTAAAGGTAATATCTCCGTGACGGCCAACGTCGTTCCGCGTGCGATGGCTGATATGTGTGCTGCAGCCATGCGTGGCGAGGCTGCCATCGCCCGTGCCATGAATGATCGTCTGATGCCGCTGCACAAGGCGCTCTTCACTGAAGCCAACCCGATCCCGGTCAAGTGGGCCATGCACGAAATGGGCTTGATCTCCGACGGTATCCGTTTGCCGCTGACCTGGCTCAGCCCGCGTTGTCACGAACCGCTGCGGCAGGCTCTGCGCCAGTCCGGCGTATTGGCATAA
- a CDS encoding glycine cleavage system protein R, producing MSTPQVREQFLLISAMGANAMELTNVLCRASNENRCAVISTRLSRHGEYSALVLQISGSWDALARLESGLPALAKKHEFSINVVRSSASESRPQALPYVAYVSAAYRPDILNELCQFFLDHRVELENLTCDTYTAPQTGGTMLNATLTVTLPAGTQISWLRDQFLDFADALNLDALIEPWRPQTP from the coding sequence ATGTCCACCCCTCAAGTTCGCGAACAATTTCTGCTTATTAGTGCCATGGGCGCCAATGCCATGGAGCTGACCAACGTGCTGTGCCGGGCCAGCAATGAGAATCGTTGCGCCGTGATCAGCACACGTCTGAGCCGCCACGGTGAATACAGCGCGCTGGTTCTGCAGATTTCTGGCAGCTGGGACGCCTTGGCCAGGCTGGAGTCGGGCTTGCCAGCGCTGGCGAAAAAGCACGAGTTTTCCATCAACGTGGTACGCAGCTCGGCGTCAGAAAGCCGCCCGCAGGCACTGCCATACGTGGCTTATGTCAGCGCAGCCTACCGCCCCGACATTCTCAATGAGCTTTGCCAGTTCTTCCTCGACCACCGCGTTGAGCTGGAAAACCTCACCTGTGACACCTACACCGCGCCCCAGACAGGCGGCACCATGCTTAATGCAACGCTGACTGTGACGCTGCCCGCGGGAACACAGATCAGTTGGCTGCGTGATCAGTTCCTCGACTTTGCTGATGCACTGAACCTGGATGCCCTGATCGAACCTTGGCGCCCGCAAACCCCTTAA
- a CDS encoding peroxiredoxin codes for MTVALNAPVADFTAQATSGQQVQLSALKGKQVVIYFYPKDATPGCTTEGQGFRDLHGDFEAANTVIFGVSMDDLKKHESFKCKQEFPFELISDPEHALCDQFGVYQLKKNYGKEYMGIVRSTFLIDAEGVLRQEWRNVRVAGHVEAVLNAAQALHNA; via the coding sequence ATGACCGTTGCACTCAATGCCCCAGTGGCCGATTTCACCGCTCAAGCAACCAGCGGCCAGCAGGTCCAACTGTCGGCCCTGAAAGGCAAGCAGGTAGTGATTTATTTCTACCCAAAGGACGCCACGCCCGGTTGCACCACTGAAGGCCAAGGCTTCCGTGACCTACATGGCGATTTCGAGGCTGCCAACACTGTTATTTTCGGCGTCTCAATGGACGACCTTAAAAAGCACGAGAGCTTCAAGTGCAAACAAGAATTCCCGTTCGAGCTGATCAGCGACCCTGAGCATGCACTGTGCGATCAGTTCGGCGTGTATCAGCTGAAGAAGAATTACGGCAAAGAGTACATGGGCATCGTCCGTAGTACTTTCCTGATCGACGCTGAGGGCGTGTTGCGTCAGGAATGGCGCAATGTGCGGGTGGCAGGCCACGTTGAGGCTGTTTTGAACGCGGCACAAGCGCTGCATAACGCCTGA
- a CDS encoding sulfurtransferase TusA family protein has translation MTDKKWDADTYDIHLDTCGLSCPLPLLKAKLELNRLAGGAVLRVYATDSGSQRDFRAFASMAGHQLLREEVEGEIYKYWLRKG, from the coding sequence ATGACTGATAAAAAATGGGACGCTGATACGTACGATATTCATCTGGATACGTGCGGTTTGAGTTGTCCGTTACCGCTATTAAAAGCCAAGCTGGAGTTAAATCGTCTGGCTGGAGGCGCTGTGCTGCGTGTGTACGCTACGGATTCTGGGTCGCAGCGTGACTTTCGCGCTTTTGCCTCGATGGCGGGGCATCAGCTGCTGCGTGAAGAGGTTGAGGGGGAAATTTACAAATATTGGTTACGCAAGGGCTGA
- a CDS encoding M48 family metalloprotease, giving the protein MNFFRPTLLALSCLIALPAIGNDLPSLGDASSAIVSHQQEYQLGRAWLSLVRGQVSQLDDPQLKDFVESSVYRLSETSQLQDRRLEFVLLNSPQINAFAAPGGIVGVNGGLFLYAQTEAEYASVMAHELAHLSQRHFARGLEAQQRMQIPVMAGMLAGIIAAAAGAGDAGIAAIASTQAAAIQEQRRFSRQNEQEADRIGLVNLEKAGFDPKAMPSMFERLMRQYRYDRMPPEFLLTHPVSESRIADTRNRAEQYKGEGITDSLRYQLMRARVQLTYEETPGVAIKRFRSMLDENPGIDAARYGLAIAQIKGGQHRQAQETLQPLLKKAPNDISYNLAMVDIEMASNNLGAASSRLERLLVLFPSNYPLNQAKINLLIKQGRIQDAERELDALLKRRSKDPDIWYQMAEVRGLKGDTIGLHQARAEFFALVGDYDQALEQLGFAKRRASNNFQQASRIDARERELIEEKRMIEQMMR; this is encoded by the coding sequence ATGAATTTTTTCCGCCCCACCCTGCTCGCACTGAGTTGCCTGATTGCGTTACCCGCCATCGGCAATGATCTTCCCTCCCTTGGCGATGCTAGTTCAGCCATTGTTTCCCATCAGCAGGAATACCAGCTGGGAAGAGCCTGGTTGAGCTTGGTACGGGGACAAGTGAGTCAGCTAGACGATCCTCAACTGAAGGACTTTGTGGAAAGCAGCGTTTATCGCCTGAGCGAAACCAGCCAGCTGCAGGACCGTCGCCTGGAGTTTGTCCTGCTGAATAGCCCGCAAATCAACGCCTTTGCTGCACCTGGTGGGATTGTCGGGGTTAACGGCGGCCTCTTTCTTTACGCCCAAACTGAAGCCGAATACGCCTCGGTAATGGCCCACGAACTGGCTCACCTGTCGCAACGCCACTTTGCCCGCGGCCTTGAAGCCCAGCAGCGCATGCAGATTCCAGTCATGGCCGGCATGCTCGCGGGCATCATCGCTGCGGCAGCAGGCGCAGGCGATGCTGGTATCGCGGCTATTGCTTCTACCCAGGCCGCAGCCATACAGGAACAACGCCGTTTCTCAAGACAGAACGAGCAAGAAGCTGACCGCATCGGCCTAGTTAATCTGGAAAAAGCAGGCTTTGACCCTAAAGCCATGCCCAGCATGTTCGAACGCCTGATGCGTCAGTATCGCTATGACCGCATGCCACCTGAGTTCTTACTGACTCACCCGGTCTCCGAGTCGCGGATTGCCGACACCCGCAACCGTGCAGAGCAATATAAAGGTGAAGGCATCACAGACAGCCTGCGCTACCAACTGATGCGGGCCCGGGTGCAACTGACCTACGAAGAAACCCCCGGCGTAGCGATCAAGCGTTTCCGCAGCATGCTTGACGAAAACCCAGGTATTGATGCTGCACGCTACGGCCTGGCAATCGCTCAAATTAAAGGTGGCCAACATCGACAGGCGCAAGAAACCCTACAGCCACTGCTCAAGAAAGCCCCTAATGACATCAGCTATAACTTGGCTATGGTTGATATCGAGATGGCCAGTAACAACCTCGGGGCCGCCAGCTCAAGGCTGGAACGCCTGCTTGTTTTGTTCCCCAGCAACTACCCTCTCAACCAAGCCAAGATTAACCTACTGATCAAACAAGGGCGCATTCAAGACGCTGAGCGTGAACTTGACGCATTGCTCAAACGTCGCAGTAAAGACCCAGACATCTGGTACCAAATGGCTGAGGTTCGTGGCCTCAAAGGCGACACAATCGGCTTGCATCAAGCTCGCGCTGAGTTCTTTGCATTAGTCGGTGACTATGATCAAGCACTTGAGCAGCTGGGCTTTGCCAAACGGCGCGCCAGCAATAACTTCCAGCAGGCCTCACGCATAGACGCACGCGAAAGAGAGCTGATCGAAGAGAAGCGCATGATTGAGCAGATGATGCGCTGA
- the nadA gene encoding quinolinate synthase NadA yields MTQISERLLVQAHLDAKQPKPLTAEEEAFYRAEIAAELKKQNAVLVAHYYCDPVLQALAEETGGCVADSLEMARFGTTHPAQTVVVAGVKFMGETAKILNPEKRVLMPTLESTCSLDLGCPVDEFSAFCDQHPERTVVVYANTSAAVKARADWVVTSSCAVEIVEHLIDNGESIIWAPDQHLGRYINNKTGADMLLWDGACIVHEEFKSKQLADMKALYPDAAILVHPESPESVIELADAVGSTSQLIAAAQRMPNKTFIVATDRGIFYKMQQLCPDKTFVEAPTAGNGAACRSCAHCPWMAMNTLERTLSSLREGSNEIFVDPALIPKAIKPLKRMLDFTQAARMKVTGNA; encoded by the coding sequence ATGACTCAGATTTCCGAACGCCTGCTGGTTCAAGCTCACCTTGACGCCAAGCAACCTAAGCCGCTGACTGCTGAAGAAGAGGCTTTTTATCGAGCCGAGATTGCCGCCGAGCTGAAGAAGCAGAACGCGGTACTTGTTGCCCACTATTACTGTGATCCTGTTTTGCAGGCATTGGCTGAAGAAACCGGTGGCTGTGTTGCGGACTCGCTGGAGATGGCTCGCTTTGGCACCACGCACCCGGCGCAAACGGTTGTGGTGGCTGGCGTTAAGTTTATGGGGGAGACGGCCAAGATCCTCAACCCTGAAAAGCGCGTGCTAATGCCAACCCTTGAGTCGACCTGCTCGCTGGATCTCGGTTGTCCGGTTGATGAATTCTCGGCTTTTTGTGATCAGCACCCAGAACGTACCGTGGTGGTGTATGCCAACACATCTGCGGCGGTGAAAGCTCGTGCGGATTGGGTCGTGACCTCCAGTTGTGCCGTTGAAATCGTTGAGCATCTGATCGACAACGGTGAAAGCATCATTTGGGCGCCGGATCAGCACTTAGGTCGATACATCAACAACAAAACAGGCGCAGACATGCTGCTTTGGGACGGTGCTTGCATCGTTCACGAAGAGTTCAAATCCAAGCAACTGGCCGATATGAAGGCCCTGTACCCTGACGCTGCGATTCTGGTGCATCCGGAGTCCCCGGAATCGGTTATCGAACTGGCTGATGCGGTTGGCTCTACCAGCCAGTTGATTGCTGCTGCTCAGCGTATGCCTAACAAAACCTTCATCGTGGCCACTGATCGCGGCATCTTCTACAAGATGCAGCAGTTGTGTCCGGATAAAACATTCGTTGAAGCACCGACTGCTGGTAATGGGGCGGCTTGCCGTAGCTGTGCCCACTGCCCGTGGATGGCCATGAACACGCTGGAGCGCACGCTCAGCAGTCTGCGTGAAGGTAGCAACGAAATTTTTGTTGATCCGGCGCTGATTCCTAAGGCGATCAAGCCGCTCAAACGCATGCTGGATTTCACCCAGGCTGCACGTATGAAGGTAACGGGCAACGCCTGA
- the queC gene encoding 7-cyano-7-deazaguanine synthase QueC — MSTRKAVILLSGGLDSATVVALAKAEGFSCYTMSFDYGQRHRSELLAAERVARQMGVVEHKVIGLNLNGMGGSALTDSSIDVPESPTEGIPVTYVPARNTVFLSLALGWAEVLEARDIFIGVNAVDYSGYPDCRPEFVEAFERMANLATKAGVEGNGFRIQAPLQNMSKAEIVQAGIKHGVDYSLTVSCYQADEEGRACGKCDSCRLRAAGFANAGVKDPTLYA; from the coding sequence ATGAGTACTAGAAAAGCAGTCATTCTTCTCTCGGGTGGTCTGGATTCAGCCACTGTTGTTGCGCTGGCTAAAGCGGAGGGCTTTAGCTGCTACACCATGAGCTTCGACTATGGTCAGCGACACCGGTCAGAGCTGCTCGCTGCTGAGCGTGTAGCCCGGCAGATGGGCGTTGTTGAGCATAAGGTTATTGGTCTTAACCTGAATGGCATGGGCGGTTCGGCGCTGACTGACAGTTCCATTGACGTGCCTGAAAGCCCGACCGAAGGGATTCCGGTTACGTATGTACCGGCGCGCAATACCGTATTTTTGTCTTTGGCGCTGGGCTGGGCCGAAGTGCTTGAGGCACGAGATATCTTCATTGGTGTGAATGCCGTGGACTACTCCGGGTATCCGGATTGTCGCCCGGAGTTTGTAGAAGCATTCGAGCGTATGGCTAACCTTGCAACCAAGGCGGGTGTTGAGGGTAACGGCTTTAGAATTCAGGCACCGCTACAGAATATGAGCAAGGCTGAGATTGTGCAGGCTGGCATTAAGCATGGTGTCGATTACAGCCTAACTGTTTCCTGCTATCAAGCCGACGAAGAAGGGCGGGCTTGCGGTAAGTGTGACAGTTGTCGTCTGCGTGCGGCCGGTTTCGCCAATGCTGGTGTGAAAGATCCCACCCTTTATGCGTGA
- the queE gene encoding 7-carboxy-7-deazaguanine synthase QueE translates to MQDTLRITEIFYSLQGETRTAGLPTVFVRLTGCPLRCQYCDTAYAFSGGEIMELDAILAQVARYNPRYICVTGGEPLAQPNCIPLLKRLCDAGYEVSLETSGAMDVSAVDPRVSKVMDLKTPGSAEVGRNRYENIPLLTANDQVKFVICSREDYDWAVSKLIQYQLAERVDEVLMSPSHHQVNARELAEWIIADNLPVRLQLQLHKILWNDEPGH, encoded by the coding sequence ATGCAAGATACCCTGCGAATAACCGAGATTTTCTACTCGCTGCAGGGCGAAACGCGCACCGCTGGTTTGCCCACGGTATTCGTTCGCCTGACCGGCTGTCCCTTACGCTGCCAATACTGCGACACTGCGTACGCATTCAGTGGTGGTGAGATCATGGAGCTGGATGCAATCCTTGCTCAGGTTGCCCGTTACAATCCGCGGTACATCTGCGTGACGGGTGGTGAGCCATTGGCTCAGCCCAACTGTATTCCGCTGCTTAAGCGACTGTGTGATGCAGGATACGAAGTCTCGCTCGAAACCAGTGGCGCCATGGATGTATCGGCAGTTGATCCACGCGTCAGCAAGGTTATGGATCTGAAGACCCCGGGCTCTGCTGAGGTTGGGCGTAACCGCTACGAGAACATCCCGCTGCTGACGGCCAATGATCAGGTGAAATTTGTCATCTGCTCCCGTGAAGATTACGACTGGGCTGTCAGCAAGTTGATTCAGTATCAGTTGGCTGAGCGTGTTGATGAGGTGCTGATGTCGCCCAGTCATCATCAGGTCAATGCACGGGAATTGGCGGAGTGGATTATTGCCGACAACTTGCCAGTGCGCTTGCAACTGCAACTGCACAAGATCCTCTGGAACGACGAGCCGGGTCATTGA
- the ybgF gene encoding tol-pal system protein YbgF yields MRTCRRALTVWALSLPLVAVSGVSAADTSYPPSGYGTPGTYAEAGASAPVSAQGMLFTQLEQMQSEIAQLRGMLEEQQNEIQRLKQEGLERYQDLDKRLSSGAAGAAATTTDSSSAGAINANAAPVAGQAQAASSEPGDPAKEKLFYDAAFDLIKAKDFEKASQAFTAFLRKFPNSQYAGNAQYWLGEVTLAKGDLQGAGQAFARVSQAYPSHGKVPDSLFKLADVEQRLGNTDKAKGILQQVVAQYPGSSAAQLAQRDLQRLQ; encoded by the coding sequence ATGCGTACTTGCCGTCGTGCTTTGACCGTTTGGGCTCTCAGTCTGCCGCTTGTGGCAGTGTCTGGGGTTTCAGCAGCGGATACCAGCTATCCACCGTCAGGTTACGGCACGCCCGGCACCTACGCTGAAGCAGGGGCTTCGGCTCCTGTTTCAGCGCAGGGCATGCTGTTCACTCAGCTTGAACAAATGCAGTCTGAGATTGCTCAGTTGCGTGGCATGCTGGAAGAGCAGCAAAATGAAATTCAGCGTTTGAAACAGGAAGGTCTTGAGCGATATCAGGATCTTGATAAACGCTTGAGCAGTGGGGCAGCAGGTGCTGCAGCCACAACTACAGATTCTTCATCTGCTGGTGCGATTAACGCCAATGCTGCCCCCGTTGCGGGACAGGCTCAGGCTGCCAGCAGTGAGCCCGGTGATCCGGCTAAAGAAAAGCTTTTTTATGATGCCGCTTTTGATTTGATCAAGGCGAAGGATTTTGAAAAAGCCAGCCAGGCATTCACCGCATTTCTTCGTAAATTCCCAAATAGTCAATACGCAGGCAATGCACAGTATTGGCTGGGTGAGGTGACCCTAGCTAAAGGTGATCTGCAAGGTGCAGGTCAGGCATTTGCTCGTGTCAGCCAAGCTTACCCTAGTCATGGAAAGGTTCCTGACTCACTGTTCAAGCTGGCAGATGTTGAGCAGCGCTTGGGTAACACCGACAAGGCCAAAGGGATTCTGCAACAGGTTGTAGCGCAGTATCCGGGCAGCTCGGCTGCTCAGCTGGCTCAGCGCGACCTGCAGCGTTTGCAGTAA
- the pal gene encoding peptidoglycan-associated lipoprotein Pal encodes MEMLKFGKFAALSLALAVAVGCSSKGGDAAGEGAVDPNAGYGANTGAVDGSLSEEAALRAITTFYFEYDSSDLKPEAMRALDVHAKDLQANGSRVVLEGHTDERGTREYNMALGERRAKAVQRYLVLQGVSPAQLELVSYGEERPVATGNGEASWAQNRRVELRK; translated from the coding sequence ATGGAAATGCTGAAATTCGGTAAGTTTGCTGCACTGAGCCTGGCACTGGCTGTTGCTGTTGGTTGTTCTTCCAAGGGCGGTGACGCTGCGGGTGAAGGTGCTGTTGACCCGAACGCTGGTTACGGTGCCAACACTGGCGCTGTTGATGGCAGCCTGAGCGAAGAAGCTGCTCTGCGCGCTATCACTACTTTCTACTTCGAGTACGACAGCTCTGACCTGAAGCCAGAAGCTATGCGCGCTCTGGATGTACACGCTAAAGACCTGCAAGCCAACGGTTCTCGCGTAGTTCTGGAAGGCCACACTGACGAGCGCGGTACCCGTGAGTACAACATGGCTCTGGGTGAGCGTCGTGCTAAGGCTGTTCAGCGCTACCTCGTTCTGCAAGGCGTATCCCCGGCTCAACTGGAGCTGGTTTCCTACGGTGAAGAGCGTCCGGTTGCTACTGGCAACGGCGAAGCCTCCTGGGCTCAAAACCGTCGCGTCGAACTGCGTAAGTAA
- the tolB gene encoding Tol-Pal system beta propeller repeat protein TolB, with protein sequence MNTLMRIVLLGLAMLVGTVQAADPLVISSGTDRATPIAVVPFGWQGGSVLPEDMATIIGNDLRNSGVFEPIPRQNMISLPTQAAEVIYRDWQALGAQYVMVGSIVPNGGRLQVQYALFNVTTQQQVMTGSVAGGVDQLRDMAHHIADQSFEKLTGVKGAFSTRMLYVTAERFGTNNTRYTLQRSDYDGARAVTLLQSREPILSPSFASDGRRIAYVSFEQKRPRIFVQHIDTGRREQVTNFEGLNGAPAWSPDGTRLAFVLSRDGNPEIYVMDMATRQLRRVTNSPSIDTEPFWGKDGQTIYFTSDRSGKPQIYKTNINGGSAERVTFIGNYNANPKLSADEKTLVMIHRQEGYTVFKVAAQDLQRGNLKILSDTSLDESPTVAPNGTMVIYATRQQGRGVLVLASTNGRVRLPLPTAQGEVREPSWSPYLN encoded by the coding sequence GTGAATACACTGATGCGTATTGTTCTGTTGGGACTGGCCATGCTGGTCGGTACTGTACAGGCGGCTGATCCGTTGGTGATCAGCAGTGGTACTGACCGTGCCACTCCTATTGCCGTAGTACCATTCGGCTGGCAGGGCGGAAGTGTTCTGCCAGAGGACATGGCAACTATTATTGGCAACGATCTGCGTAACTCGGGCGTGTTTGAGCCGATTCCGCGTCAAAACATGATCAGTCTGCCAACTCAGGCCGCTGAGGTGATCTACCGTGACTGGCAGGCGCTTGGTGCCCAGTATGTGATGGTCGGCAGCATTGTTCCGAATGGCGGGCGCTTGCAGGTGCAGTACGCACTGTTCAACGTGACGACCCAGCAGCAGGTTATGACCGGCAGTGTGGCGGGGGGTGTTGATCAGCTGCGTGATATGGCTCACCACATTGCGGATCAGTCGTTCGAGAAGCTGACTGGCGTTAAAGGTGCCTTTTCCACCCGCATGCTGTATGTCACTGCTGAGCGTTTTGGCACCAATAACACGCGCTATACCCTGCAACGCTCCGATTATGACGGCGCACGTGCGGTGACTCTGTTGCAATCCCGTGAGCCGATTCTCTCGCCGTCTTTTGCTTCCGATGGCCGCCGCATTGCCTATGTGTCCTTCGAGCAGAAGCGCCCGCGCATCTTCGTTCAGCACATTGATACAGGGCGCCGTGAGCAGGTAACCAACTTTGAGGGGCTTAACGGTGCACCGGCCTGGTCACCCGATGGCACTCGCCTGGCATTTGTGTTGTCGCGCGACGGCAACCCTGAAATTTATGTAATGGATATGGCAACTCGGCAATTGCGTCGTGTGACCAATTCTCCATCCATTGATACAGAGCCATTCTGGGGTAAAGATGGGCAGACCATCTATTTCACTTCGGACCGCTCCGGCAAGCCGCAAATTTACAAAACCAATATCAATGGAGGCTCGGCTGAGCGCGTTACCTTTATTGGTAACTACAATGCCAACCCGAAACTTTCAGCTGATGAGAAAACCCTCGTGATGATCCATCGCCAAGAGGGTTACACCGTGTTCAAGGTGGCAGCGCAGGACCTGCAGCGCGGCAATTTGAAGATCCTTTCAGACACCAGTTTGGATGAGTCACCTACTGTTGCACCCAACGGCACCATGGTAATCTATGCCACCCGCCAGCAGGGACGGGGAGTCTTGGTATTGGCGTCCACAAATGGTCGCGTGAGGCTCCCTCTTCCTACCGCACAAGGCGAAGTTCGAGAGCCTTCTTGGTCCCCTTACCTGAACTGA